Proteins encoded together in one Desulfobacterales bacterium window:
- the tssB gene encoding type VI secretion system contractile sheath small subunit, with translation MAESTQHKLDRIRPPRVQITYDVEIGDAIQMKELPFVAGIMADLSGNPEKPLPKLKDRKFVEIDRDNFNGVLSAINPRLVCQVDNKLTNDGSKMNIELKFNHMDDFNPVNILKQVGPLKKLYDARQRLSDLLTKLDGNDDLDKLIQDVINNTENLNELKALSAAPEGNADPEPSPETPEPTE, from the coding sequence ATGGCTGAAAGCACACAACACAAGCTGGATCGTATCCGGCCCCCAAGGGTACAGATTACCTATGACGTGGAGATCGGGGATGCCATTCAAATGAAGGAACTCCCGTTTGTTGCCGGCATTATGGCGGATTTGTCCGGCAATCCTGAAAAACCGCTTCCGAAACTGAAAGATCGGAAATTTGTTGAAATAGACCGTGACAACTTCAATGGCGTATTGTCCGCCATCAATCCCCGACTGGTCTGTCAGGTGGATAACAAGTTGACAAATGACGGCAGCAAAATGAACATCGAACTCAAGTTCAACCACATGGATGACTTTAATCCTGTCAACATCCTGAAACAGGTCGGTCCATTAAAAAAACTCTATGACGCCCGGCAGCGACTGTCGGATCTGCTCACCAAACTCGACGGCAACGATGACCTGGACAAGCTGATTCAGGATGTAATCAACAACACTGAAAATCTTAATGAGTTAAAAGCGCTTTCCGCTGCACCGGAAGGTAACGCCGACCCGGAACCGAGCCCTGAAACGCCGGAACCGACTGAATAA